The Solanum pennellii chromosome 4, SPENNV200 genomic interval ATATGATCCAACTTAAGGCTCAACTCGAACTTTTGAAATCATTATATTAAAGCGTTACATCGGCTTTCAATTTTCACCATTATCATTAACCAGATTAACTTTCCCTTTTGATAATTAATGGGTTAAAATAGAATGGTTGTAGTCATCAAGGattgttttttttctattacGGCTAAGTTGTGATAAAAGGTCACTTTACTAAGGAGCCATATTCTGGTTCTTGACAGTTTATAACTTCTGTAGTGGCGCTTCTGCTTTCCTGTGGTTGTTGAAGTGTGTACAAAGAATATGTGATTTCTACATATTATGCCGTTTTATGGTTAATGTGGAACTGTGGTATTTCCAGTATTAGCTGAACGGTTAGAGGTGTGATTGACCACTATCTTTAGCTGACTACTTATCTTGTCTAGTATTATACATGCCTACAGTATGGTTTCCTAACCCATTTTTCTGCACAGTGGGTTATCAAATGGAAGCAGAGCCACTGTCCATGTTTGGAACTCATAAACGTGAGATCGAAAAAGAAGTAACAAAGAAGATTGATGCATATGTGAACATGCTCATGCAAAGTGCCCAAGATTGTGAAGGTGAAGGGGTAATATTATACACTTGATCCTCATAATAGTTCTGTACTGGAAGCAACTATTGATTGATATATCTTAGAAATGTGGCTGGAAGTATCCACAGAAGTCATACGTATGAAATCGTGGAAATTTTTATGACCCACTGGTGTAGCAAGTTTACTTTTCTGGGGACTGGGGGCTTGTGGGTTGGATCTGATGTGCTTCAATACAGTATATTTGAGTTTGTTCAAATCAATATGATAGCAACGATTTGATGCAGGACAGATTTGCTTTTGAAAAAGTAATTTTCAAATGTTCATTATAGGAATAGACATTACAACTCCCTTTAGTATTCAAACTTTGTTTAGAAACTGCTTTTTAAATATTGTCTTATTTaatcgggggggggggggctacGATAAATAGATGTTCTGTTTTCTTCTTGACAACTTCctcttttatattcttaaattgTATATGGGATGAACATCTTTCTATTTCTGCTACCATGCATTCCtttatttcagttacttcaatATATACCACAAGAGATTTAAGGTTCATAGATCCTTCAGGCTGAATCAGGGCTGGACTGTTATTCGTATCATGTTGACTCCactttatatgttgatgaaGCAATGATTAACATTCCTTTTGCACTTCCATTTAATTCCcgttttccttatttattttaactggCACTAGGTGGATACTGTCTCCCCTATATAATTGAGGTTTATGTAGATTGTATTTTTATCCATCCAGGCGGAAAATCTAGGAATTCCAGGATTTTCCTCGAATCCCCTTCTTACCTAAGAAGCATTTGAATGACCTAAGCTATGAAAAGCATGCACTTTCAACCAACTAgtcgagagagagagagagtagtaGACTATATTCATCGTGGAGGAAAGTGAAGGGTCTATCACCCGGATGGAGTGGCATTTTGATTGAATGCCCAAGCTATTCTTTTGCTCGCCTTTTTATCTATCTCATCTCAATATGTTGATTTCTAAAGCAATCACTTTATTTCTTATCTATTTCTATCtcccttttaatttttctctaaCTATAAGTTATTATATATTGTGTTTAGGTTGACATTGAAGTCAAAATTACTGCTGGGACTCCAGTAAGGAAGGTGGTTGTACAAGAGGTTACAACTATCAATACAACATGTGTTGTGTTAGATAGGTATGTTCTCTGATGTGACCATGGTAATTCCTGTTGCTGTAGTAAGCATATCGTCTCTATCTTTGGGAGCTAAATTATACCGAGACTTGAGGCAACAATAAATTAGTGACGAAATGCACTAGTAAACCATGGCTACATAAAAACCTCCACTTTCTAATAGGCTTTTAAACaagatgaagaaataaatgGCAAAGAGCAAAGAGTTTCTGGTCTCAGTGTTGCTACCATCTTTTATCACAACATTACAATGTGATTGCTCCATAGAAAAGGAATCTATCCATGCATCGGGAGGCCATTTTATTATCCgattaagtaaaaataaatataccttTTTCTATCCGCCAAAACGTAAAGTTGGAaccttaattattattatgcaaACAGAAAATCCTTGCTCAGATAAGATTTTTAACTCTTCCTTTAAGAACTGATATTTTCATTGAAGTAACTATTTCAACTGCATTTTGTTCGATTGTTTGTTAAGTAGGGTTTGATTTTGGTCCTCCACTAGTTAAGGGATATAAATGGATCTTCAGGGAATTTGCATGGACCCTTGTTTAGAGTTCTTTATTCTTCAACATTGCTTTCGTCACAAGATGCTCCCCCTTTGTTTACCCTGTCTCTCTACTTTTTTCTCATTACAAATGCATGGATAAGTCTCTACCTGTTGGTCATAATTCTGATttgtaaataaaaaacaaattcacCATCCATTTTCAATGTCCTGACTATTTCAGTTATTGTAAAATGGGGATTTTAatctatatatacaatattataattaatgtatGCATAGATGATTAATATTGTGTGATTGCAATATATTTTGTTTCCTATTGTGGTTAGAGAATCAGGCTTCTATTGGAAGATATTTTGCTTCGTcggaagaagagaaaagggaaGTCGTTAATTTAAATACTTTCTTAAAGCTTGGTTTTATTGAAAGGAAAGGAGCATGAGAGATACTTTTTTAGAGTCCACCAAACTAGTCCCTCAACTCACTGATGGGATCATAAACATTTTGATTTCACGAAGATAACAGCAAAATTAAGCTATTGTACTTTTAAAAACTACATCAAATCCATGATATGCATGCATGTACGATAAGGTCATGCCGCAATCAATTAGAGCATAGTCAATACACTTCTTCTCAGTATAAGGAGTCTTTGTTTGTTCCATATTGGTGTTTACCATGTCGAATTTTGGGCTTCTGAACTGTCtgatacaaacagaaacacataTATCTAAAGCTCTATAATTTTATCAAAGTTGGAACAATGTCTAGCAAGATTTCTCTAATTTGACTCAAGAAAAACCATGTCTTTTGCTTTTATTACTAGAAAGTTTGTACTTATCATTGACAATTGACTCTCTTGGATAAATCATCATTTCCTTCCAACTTCATATCCATGAAAAACCATGAGCATTTTGTAGTTGTTACAAGGAAGTCTCCATCTTATTAAGCCActtgaattaattttatatcatcATGTGCGTCCAACTTTATTTACCAATTTTATGTTTATCTGACTCTACATTTTTGATAGGACCATGTTTATTCgatttgacatttttttgttCTCTAATATTGACAAGATTAAACTCTTACAGGCACCTCAGGCGGGATTTGACGTATTACCTTAAACACATACCTTGCAAAGTTGCATTAATTGGTGATAATTTATTCGTCAAGGTTGTGAGACCTTATTCCATAGTTGATGCTGACAACATAGAGCAAAAGTTATACTTTTCTATGTCCAAACAAGTAGCCTTGGCACCCCCTCCAACTGCAGCGAACACAGAGCAGTCTGTTGTTTCAATCAACTATTCAGGTTTTGTGGAAAGCTCTGAAATACCAGAAAATGAACAGGTGGTATATAATCAACTGGAGCATAGCACTTCACACGAAGATCTTAGTTTCAATTCTATGCAAGAAAGATCAGGTGAGCTAGCATGATgataatcttaaaaataaatgcagCTATTCCCTCCCTAGactccacttgtgggattacactaggTGCGTTATTTTGTTGCTTTCTGTGTGATACTTTTAAGTTACGGAAGTGTATTTTCATCCAACTTTGAGGGTTGATCTCCTTTTCTGGTTGGAATCCTATTCTACATAGTACGGAGAGATCAGAAGAGCAATTATTGACAATATCTTCTTTCAGATTTTAAGAAACATCTGGTTTCTGAATGTATGTGGTCCTTTTGTAGATCGGATTCCTTCACACCATAGATGAGGAAGAAATCAGAAGAGGACTCCTTAGAAATACCTTTCCTTACAGTTACCATGATTCCAAAACAGGCTTTGTCTGCTTGTGGTGTTCATAAAACTAGTTCAGATTTATAGATCTGTAATGATGTTACAATCtctaattttaaattgtaaGGGATTTGATAAAAGTAGGGAATAGTTTCCTGTCCTTcctgctttaaatgtttgacgATTTGAACAGATAGGTCTGCCAGAGGAGATATGAAGCATCCAATCCCTCCTGTTTTCCAGAAAGAACGAAGACCACCTACATCATGGAGATCCTCTAATACACCATTTCTTTGTATCGCTTGTGGAGCAAAGACAGAACTATACATCAAGGATTCAATGAGATTCAGTTTCTCAGAAATACAGCTTGCAACAGATGATTTTTCAAAGGATAACTTGCTTGGAGAAGGTGGATATGGTCATGTATACAAAGGTCGGTTAAAAGACGGTCAGGTCATTGCTGCAAAGGTGCGGAAGGAAGAAAGCACACAAGGATTTTCTGAGTTTCATTCTGAAGTTTATGTTTTGAGCTTTGCACGTCACAAAAACATTGTGATGCTTTTGGGTTATTGCTGCAAGGAAAATGTTAACATCTTGGTCTATGAATACATCTGCAATAACTCTCTTGAGTGGCACTTATTTGGTACGTATAGTTAATGTAGTCAAACATTTCTCCAGCAACATAAAGCTCAAGATAAAAAGTTAATTTGGGTTAATATCTTGACAGAGAATACCGAGAATATTCTTGAGTGGCACCGTAGATATGCCATTGCCATTGGCACTGCAAAGGGCTTGCGTTTTCTGCATGAAGAATGCCGTGGAGGTCCAATTATTCATCGTGACCTGAGGCCAAGCAATATACTTCTCACTCATGACTATGTTCCCATGGTAAATCAACACATTTTGATTCAAACACGTAGAAAGAATGTTAGAATTATTGGACTAAATAGAATGACACAGATAATTTTGAGTGACCACATTTGTTTCTGATCCTCCAAGCTGGACAGCGACctgaataaaaaaattgggaAGCTAATATTAATTCTAAATCATTCCTATGGATGATActgtttgtttttgtttctcatAGCTAGGTGACTTTGGCCTGGCTAAATGGAAGACAAATGAGGATAATATATACACAAGGATACTTGGAACATTGGGGTGTGAGCAATTCCTATTATTCATTGGCTACACAGAATGCTATATACTCAACAAATGAAATCTTTGAGTCGGAGATTCACCAAAAGTTTCTCTTGTTTCATGCAGATATCTTGCTCCTGAATATGCTGAGAACGGCATTGTGTCTGTCAGAACAGATGTCTACGCATTTGGCATTGTTCTTATACAACTAATGTCTGGACGCAAAGCCATAGATGCAATGAGAGAGGACAGTCATCATTCTCTTAGACAATGGGTATGTTCTCTAGGCTTTTTTAGTTGTCATCGCAGCCAAATGTGATTCCTTTCAAAGATCTAGCTAGTTGAGTGaactctcattttaaaaaattcagtGCTATTTTAGCGGAAGTCTCTCTTTGTCATTTTCAGGCAATTCCACTCATTGAAAGGCTTGCATTGCATGAGCTCATTGATCCCCGCATAGGCGACTCTTATGACACATTTGAAGTGTACCACATGGCTAGAACAGCATTCTTGTGTGTGCAGAATGACCCGGAGCTGCGGCCTTCAATGGGAGAGGTTAATTTTGTGCTTGATGAAGTTTATTTGTTGATTAACTGCTCATTTATAGAAGAACACTGAATATCTCATCAGCCTATTAATCCATGTCGaagatctttttctttttgttttgaagCTTCATGTATCAGTCCATCTTTATTCTCCTCATAATTTTCTCTTACGCAACACTAAAGATAAATGATCTTCAACTGAAATACAGTCAATGTTATAACTGTGAAGCAGTAGTACATAACACAGTAGTGATATATTTTAACATCAGAAATCAGAAGCCAATCTATCCCTTCTTGATTTGGAGTTGAAAACCTTGTTCTTGCTTTGTGATTTGCTCTCTACTACGAGGTTGAGTCTGTGAAGTATCATCTTATTTCTCCAACCTCtaattgatatttttgtttcatttgtaTGTTTGAGTATTGTCTTCTGTCATTTGATGATGTAAAACTAGAGATAGATTCTTATCACCAAAGAGTATTTTACCCAAATTTCCTTAAAGAAGGATGAATTGTCAATTAGTTTTGAAGGATAGGGAGCTCGAATTTTCATCTTTATTGCTTCCTAGCAATTTGCATTCCATTCACTGCTTCTTGATAGTGTGCAGCCTAAGATCCTATTGCTCATAAAGCGTCAAGATGTAGATGGTTTCAAGCTATTACATTGACTTGGTGACAAACTAACCAAGAACTAACGTTCATGCCATTTGTCATGGCCAGTAAAATCCTCTAATCATACAACAACTTAATTTTGGTAACGAAAAGTAACCTGATGTATGTAACCACACAAATCTTGCTTACTGAGTATGGATAACATATCTTCCTTGTCATTTTACTCAAAGTGATGAACTAACCGGTTGCAAACATG includes:
- the LOC107017447 gene encoding receptor-like cytosolic serine/threonine-protein kinase RBK1, translating into MASSMGNNNSHTDVDSLITARIVIALDATKDHPEQEIKRIIDEIRSQGNILHAGDTIIVLGVLHKYLHPMGYQMEAEPLSMFGTHKREIEKEVTKKIDAYVNMLMQSAQDCEGEGVDIEVKITAGTPVRKVVVQEVTTINTTCVVLDRHLRRDLTYYLKHIPCKVALIGDNLFVKVVRPYSIVDADNIEQKLYFSMSKQVALAPPPTAANTEQSVVSINYSGFVESSEIPENEQVVYNQLEHSTSHEDLSFNSMQERSDRSARGDMKHPIPPVFQKERRPPTSWRSSNTPFLCIACGAKTELYIKDSMRFSFSEIQLATDDFSKDNLLGEGGYGHVYKGRLKDGQVIAAKVRKEESTQGFSEFHSEVYVLSFARHKNIVMLLGYCCKENVNILVYEYICNNSLEWHLFENTENILEWHRRYAIAIGTAKGLRFLHEECRGGPIIHRDLRPSNILLTHDYVPMLGDFGLAKWKTNEDNIYTRILGTLGYLAPEYAENGIVSVRTDVYAFGIVLIQLMSGRKAIDAMREDSHHSLRQWAIPLIERLALHELIDPRIGDSYDTFEVYHMARTAFLCVQNDPELRPSMGEVLRLLQGELDHLHQIAEQFVPQFVPHFSK